tttactaTCTTCAAAATCGCTGCAACCAAAACATGTGTGAGTCACGAATGCGTTAATATACTGAAACGTTAGGagttatttatataatttaaaaatacctAGACATAATAACCAAATACATCAACCGTCAACATAAGACAAGGGAGCGGCAACAGTAGTTTCgttataatttttgaatttatgaaaaaaatagtacGTTATAAATAATGTAATAACCGTAGTACTATTGTTGTTAAATTTTGACTTAAGTGATATATACCTATCACATAAGGTCAAATAGTCCAAAATCACTGCAAATCGTACCACATCACTTGTTCATACATATTGTGTAACGTTATATGAATTGATCATGAAGTTTAAAGACAACGATCAGCTGCTCTGTTAACAATCCACTAAAGATAACATTTAAATATCAAGGGTGTTATCAAGGTCAATTGTCTATTATTCATATTATAATGAATCGTTCAGGTATAAAATATACATTGTTCCTCTATCGTATTATATTTTTTCATCCATATAATTCATGTAACATTAGTAAAACTATCCTGCTTTGTGGTTGCATAACAACTGAACAtgttaaattgaaatatatattgacGACTGTATCCCTCCTCATGGTAAATTCGAAATGTTCTATTTGTCGCTTTGTAGATTATTACGATCCACATATTTCTTTTGTCAATAAAATAGCCTTGTCGTGTTGTCTCTAGATGATGTAGATACGTATGTAGATTCTCTTTGTAGTGATAAAGATGTTAATTGCATATCTTTTGTTGTCTATTGTCAAATTTACGGAATACTCCTTGACATTTAGGTTAAGTAGTAAAATATTCTTTGTCTATCTTTGACTACCTGCCTTTTTTGTGTTCAGCTACAATTCAACGTTTGTGGATGGTtttaagtttgaaatattttctttagcATCATCGATGAGGCACCTATTTCCGAAGTTTGTATCTGGAGCGGTAATAATTGGtacaataaatgttatttcatttttacaacTTAAGATTAGAAGGCTACTTTTAAAATGCGACTGAATCAGGcacataaaatgtatttatttaaaaaaacgcATATCTCTTTAACAGAAAGAAATAGCCCAAGTAAAAACTAATAAGTTGCTTAGAAAAAGAGAAAACACATTAGCATTCAGGCGAAAAGTGCTATGAAATCAATTTCATCAACATTTGTTCTTAACAATATATGTGTAATGTTAAACTCAGTGATCTTTTAAATTATACACCCTTCATAACTTCAAGAAGATATCTTCAACTTGATGACATAAGAAAGATAATAATATCTGAAGAATGAAGTAGCATTTGTAACGATAACATTCGAAATTAAAGGGTATTATTGAACACCAAAGAGAGGAGATCAATATTATAACCTAGGACTGTAAGAATTCGACAATTGATATAACGGTAGATTCATGTTAGGAAGTACACATTTAAATTATGTTGAACAGAAATAGTTTGACAAGAATCTGCTGaccttttaaataaataaaaggagatcATGTTACTGTCACGctattttatatttcaacataatgtttatctgtttaattattttaatcagattttttTAACGAATACAATATAAACGTTTGGAATTGTATTACTTTAAAGTATATATTAATTTCTACGGTAGTCTAGAAACAATCTCCAATAAgtaaaatgattataaaaattggaaaaacaacaagtttataaaaattatgagagccgtggtgtagtgattagtgcatcggactactaacacaaaggttcctggttcgattcccgtctgggatgacaATTTTAGGGActaaattttcggctctcccttgacaccatttgcgagtgcggtcttgaggaaacgataaaagtccgttggaaggggacgataaatggctgacccgtgttaagagagagccatatctcttgcacgttaaagacacccttgtagatttcgaaaaagagcagactaatgccgctacaaggcagcactcgcatccACAAAGTGGAacgggattaatataagttgcaaaacttatttaccaatccactataaataaatatgtttaaactaacaagtttattaatttaatgcgtccgaagcgcttttttggatgtaccttcatcaggaacgctcaaacccaacatttgaaatacgaagatgtataagtaccgaaaatcgttgaagagctatatgtcaaaattatctaaaataaatagccaaattcatctaaagccaactttacCTGAGAGAGTTGAAATcttagttttataataatatctaaatttataaacggacaatttgaCTAAAGTTTGTTAAagcatgtcagtaccgaagcactgactactgagctgatgataccttcagggactgatagtccaccagcagaggtattgaTCCAGTGATTTAAAAattggaaaacaacacgtttaataatttattgcgtccgaagcgcttttctggatttaccttcatcagaaacgctcaaagccaaacatttaaaatacgaagatgtataagtaccgaaaatcgttgaaaagctatatgtcaaaaatacctaaaataaacagccacattcatctaaagccaactttgactgagggagttgaaacatgagttttataacaatttataaatttataaacggacaattttagtaaagtttgttaactcatgtcagtaccgaagcactgactaatGAGTGCAGTTTTGATGTATCGTTGGAACCAAAAACACATTATAGAATTGTTTGGTTATATTTTACATGTGTTTGTTATGCTTTATGATAATTTGTTAACGCCTATGTGACTTTTCGTCTTTTTCATCTTAGcttctgtgggttttttttttttattaccaagGATTTTTTATTGCTCCCTcgtaaatttttttctttcatctgTGTTTAGTCTTctgaaaaatattattatatttggGCTAACAACTACAAATCTCGACGAATTTAGATTTACCTCTTCCGCCATATTTAATTATATTACTtcctcttttattattatttcatcaaAATATTATGTCTTATATTATATTACaggaaaataataatttgatggAATACTCAAAAATGGTTGTCACAGGCTTTTTTTTAAACGTGTTATTGATTGGTATGGCTATTAGCACCACTGAAGCTATATATTCTACCCATCAAAATGGTAAGTCAAACAAAAAAATTGTAGGacacagtaaaaagtaaaatcccaaaaatactgaactccgtggaaaatagtaaacggaaagtccttaatcaaatggcaaaatcattgGAATTGACAAAAACTGACATATTCCCGACTTGTACAAAAGTAACATTGTGCaggcattttctacataaaaaatatacctgTACAATATTACTTAGAACATAGAATGCATTTGTAAATTATTCGTAATAATAGTATGCTATTCAGCATGAATGAACTAAATACACATACGCCAAGTTTGTGTTTTTATATCGAACTAtctcattgaaatttaaaaagactCAAATCGTGATTTAGTTTCATTTACTGTATATCTTACTCTCttagaaaaaatgtttttgccATATCAGGATTTTTCTGTTGATTTTTAGTTTTTTAATGAACTTCACCTTCATTTCTAAATATTCAGTATTTTCCGATCCAATGTATTTATGCATACTATGTAACGAAACGATGATTTGATAttatttgccaatgagacaactttccgcCAGATACTCAATGAcgtaaaaattaacaactataggtcaccgtaccacCTCCAAAATCAACATTGATCCAATACCGCATATAGTattcgaaagataccagagggagagtcaaactcatagattgaaaatacactaacaacgtcatggctaagaataaatagacaaacaaacaaaaaatagtacagaagacaaaacatggaaaactaaagactaagcaacatgaaccccaccaacaCGACCACACCATGGTTTAcctaaaacaatttaaatgcgTAATTGATTTATGTATAATACAATTTATCAGAAACAAATGTGATAAACAGCAACACGCGagaaccactgaactacaggctcttgacttgggaaaTGCATCAAGAGACGGAATTATACATAATTGCATACTCTAAACTTTCGCGCATACCTAGCCCAATGTGGTAACACTACAACATCAGAACAAACTCTAAGAATCAGTTGTAATCGACTCTTTAGAtcgataaaaagtaaaaaaaaaaataataataataataagcaaataacacaaaaataaggTCAATTTATTCATGAATAAGTCCATAAAGATTTCTAAAGGATAACCTTGACCTAACCATTCGATTCCCTTAGTTTACCTTCAGTCATAAAACTTAATCCCAAACATGATGAAAGTTCTATGATTTGTTACAGTAACATAGAAATGAAGACAGTTGGTAAAACAAGGTTTTAcgtagcttttttttaaattctaaaaatatatttatatattgatacaAATCTAACGTCATTGCATGAAATATTGTACTTTATCACATTTTACTTCCAGTTTCTGTTGGGAGATTTAAAAATACTAGCATGTGTGGAGTATTTGCACTTACACAAGATGAGAAAACATTCCACATCTCATCAGATGCGCATCTCATTGACCCTCCATGCTCACTTTATCTTATTGGTGTGAATATTATAAACAACAATTACAGTTTATCCGGCATGTGTTATAAAATGTCTGATATAGCATTACCTTGTGGCAGAAATGATACACTTATCCTAAGAGAATGGGATTTGGATATTGGCCACAAAGATCAGTCAATATTACTGTATGCAAATCAAAGTATGGTAAGTCAGTAATAGTGAAATCTGAAAAAAGATATATCATTAATTtaccaaattattattttaaaggtaaaatttacaaaaagaaaaaagtaaactaTTTGGTTTATATCAAGTatcatttcaaaactttttatatgagataaaactattttaaaatctCTAAAATGTTGATTTGGTCTTTATTCTTTAtcaatttagtttgattttaccTTGAGTTTCCAATAGTTgtttttcgataaaaaaaaatctgagaaaaAATACTCATTAAAACTATAATTTAATATCGTTCACAAGCATTCTTAAGGTGTCTTCTGAATGtgccatatctttttttttaaattattaaaagtaaAGTTACTTTGGAATACGGTAGTATCTGTCAAAGGAATAAAATGGAATATAAAAATGTTGATGAAAATGCAAAGTTATTGCAGCTGCACGGTTGGTATAGATTTACATTCAACACTAACGTTCGTACCAAAACAAATGAAGCCAATATTTAAGAACTACCAAAAAGCTTTATAATCTAAACGGGCACAAAAATAGCTAAATAAATATTAGTTTATCGTAAGGGAGTTTCGGAAAACAAGGTTCAAATCTATGATGgtgttggataaaaactgcaattttaaTGCATGTGCATGTAAGACATATTTCGTTGTACAGGGGTCAGTATACAGCAGAAACAATTCTTACAAggcaaaaaaatatgaaaaacatatacTCAAACAAAACGCATTTTTAGGTAGAACAACTGATgctcttaaaccctgctgactgccattggcgattgtcacataaattgatcacaaaatgtaacaaaatgattctttataataattaaataccaaacagaaaaaaataatcttgcaGCAAGATGGAATACCACTCCGTATGCAAGCGTTGCTTTGAGGATTGGGGAAGCCTATATCCCCCTTTTGTCTAAAAGGttgtttattttaacaatattgtAGTTATTTTAAGAAAACGTCAGAAGAACTATAGCTAggcaatgatatatatatatatataatcgctTGTGAATAAGCATATTGAATCATAGAAGTTTTAGTTAATATAATGATACAAATGCGATCAAATTAACAATTggtaacttttttatattaagaattTAGGCTGTGACGTAGTCTTGATTGAGAAACATAGTCTATACTTGTTCAGGTTTTGTAGAAAAGTAATGTCTAAATCGTTAATCAATGTTTATTCAATGACACATCATGTCACAAAAAACTTCCTTgataagattattttttattttttccagcTGGTTACAGAGAAAACCTTAAGATGTGACAGTAATCAAGATTTCACAATGAACTATGAATTTTGTCGGAAGAAATTATCTATGATAGAGATTTTATTCTACAGTCCAAATAACCCATCTTCAGTGTTACCCAAGATTACTGTACAGTCACGTGGTAAGAACTTACATATCCCCAAATTAGTTCAACAACTACGAACACAGGTAGTTTATTATTAAGTTTccatcttaattgactaggatcaACAGTTTCCCAACCAAATATAGTTTGTTCTCTGTAGGTTCTTTGTTTTCACCTCGCTATAAAACTGGATGATATGAAAAGTGCTGTTAATGGTGTAAAACACAAACAATCATTCATTCAATTAGACGGTAGTGCACAAAACACTGAAGGCACAtgattgtttgaaaaaaatccaAGCTccaagttaaattaaaaaaagtccaaaaaaattgataaaaagaaaacgttATACTTTATCAATCTAAGCAGACCAACTGGAAAAAAAACAGTCATAAGAGGCAAACATCGACATTGatagtataaatataaaaaaaacacagttcCCATTAATtacattaacggtactaattttcctgcaccagatgcccatttcgacaatacatgtgtcttcagtgatgctcgtggccaaacaattaaaaatccaaagcttatataaatgatgaagagctataatccaaaaggttcaaaaagtatagcccaatccgtgaaaggaatcagagctttgcatgagggagatacattccttaatttataataatttctaacattttttaACAGCAAactttaataacacaaaaaatccgtattttcatgccagtaccgaagtactggctacagggctggtgataccctcggagactaacagtccaccagcaagAGACATCGAtcaagtggtagtaataaaattaacggtacaaTGACTATACAGATTCAACTTACTACAACTCAATCAGAACTAGATATATCGTACCGTatcttgacctttaatggtttacttttataaattgtgatttgattggagagttgtctcattgtcactcataccacatcttcctatatcaataaatgtacatgtatacttacGAAGAATAGACAATATTCGATCTCGATCAACGACCGTTCTTTCTTTTGTGTGTGTATCTTTTCGGAGAAATCATTTAAAGGACGACAAACTTGACTTATAGAAAGTCATCTTTGATAAACATACTACATAACAATTAACCAAATCGTAAACCCCAGGTTCAATAGCTTCTTTTGTTAGTGCAAATAAAAAGGACGCCCGAGTAAAACCTACGATGCTGTTTAAACTGGACTGTCAAAAATAACCtgtgtccatggatttatgagttttgaacagcggtatactactgttgcttttatttacccTTACTGTTTATTTCTTGGTTGAACATTTGTTAACTACAGCTGTGTTTAAGTTTTGAAGACCTTACTACATCTAGTTTATCATTATTCCAAGTTTGTTGGAATTTAGAACATTGTCGTTATCATAACTCCTTGACCTATGCAACTAGATTGGTTCAATTATATGATGAAACATTATGCAAATTGCTAACTCTAGCCTCTTGCTATTCGGTCGATAAAACTTACACATTTCGTCTTGTACATGTTGCTCTTATTaacctttttatttcattttttttttattctagtcTTGTTAATGGTATCTATAGTTCTGTATGTCCGTGTTTGAAATTTACTTATTTTCTTAGTCAAACTGTTATCCAATGCGTTGCAAAATTAGCTTGCATGTGATTTAGATCAACCATTCAACCGCTTGAAAAGTAATAACCTGAAACTCTCTTTTTTCTAAGTGAATATTGCATCGCAAAAATATATCCTCCCGTGAATTAATGGCGGTAAGTTctgaaataattttcaaaagaaaatcataGGTTTAGTAAATGAAGCCGCCATACGGGACCTTGCTAAAGGGAATATTAAAGAAATTATTCATGTATGTGCATGCATCTTATCATTTTACGCAATCCCATGTATGTGTACTGCTTCAGATcttaaagagtaaaatcacaaaaacattgaaatccgttgaaaattcaaaaaggaaagtccctaatgaaatagatataggaaggtttggtgtgagtgccaatgatacaactctgcatccaaatgacaatttataaaagcaaaccattataggtcaatatacggccttcaacacagagccttggcgcacaccgaacaaaaagctattaagggctattaagggccccaacattactagtgtaaaaccattcaaatgggaaaaccaacggtctaatctatattaaaaacgagaaacgagaaacacttataaattatgtaaacaaaagacaactactgtacatcagattcctgatttaggacaggtgcaaacatttgcagcgggattacacgtttaaatggtaccaaaccttctcctttttgcatcaaattcctttatatggacaacgatgtgtgaacaaaagaaACAGACATACAAGGTAAAAATGTCTATAATAGGGGTATAACATGTAcagtaaacattgtgttattatctaaATCACCAATTTTCATCAAAGACGATTTTAAAGGCAACGACTAACTCAGTGACATACACTTCTTTAATATAATTTTACGTTAAGAATGATACTCATAATTTTTTTCAACATCTTGTGACACAATTCTCTGTTCGTATTAGACACTCAGTAACCAATTGATGCATATAAAAACATGGTCATCCGAAATTTGCCCGACAAgacataaatttaatttacagTTCATTTCACTCCAACCAATTGCCAAACAATTACCTAATGTTAAACAAATCAACTCAAGCGATATATTATAGCTTTTTAAAGGTTGATATATGTTAATATTAGTTTatgttttaaataattctttattAGTATTTGTCTGAGTTATGTTTCGTGCAATGTTTTTTGCATCTTCTTCATGTTTatttgagcctttttcaacttttatttgcCATTGCGTATTTGTCGTATTTCAACAGCCAACCCCATGCTCTAGATAATATACTATTAACGAATTGGGCAATGTAAAAGATTTACCGCAAATTTTTGATTACCGGATGTATTCATATGCAATCATTATGGATATAATGTGTTGTAACTTTATCCGTTGTTAATAACCAATAACCAAGTTCACATAACCTTCAATTCATCAGCCCCTTTTGGTCTCTGTTGGAATATTGTTCAATGGTTAAGCTTTTCATATAACTTTATTTAAGTAggtaaaagaacaaaaaatatttgcCAATAGGGTAGATATATAAGCAATAGAAATTTAACAAACTCATTAATCGATGAAgacaaaacaatgcaaaaaaaaacctgGGATAAACGCATATTCTCCCAAAAGGAACAACACCGGTACTTCAACATGATTAGCGACTTATTCTCCGTTATGCATGCATAGCCTGCCATGCGAATCCTTGTTAAATTTAAATATGACAGTCCAGGATAGGACACAATCAGTAAAGTTACAAATAACGCGACAAATCTAAGCATATAAGACGGCGAAAACATATACGGTTGCAGATGTTTTATGTAAAGAGTATACCCCACAAATGCAGTCAGTAAATTCTCGCCAGCAGAATGCATAAAGTTAGACATGTTAACTTCTAACCAATGCCAAAAAATGATCAACTTAAATCTACGACAAACGGGTAAATTGCAACtttcaaattatcaatttcctaTTACTGAGCCGACATAGATTGTTAAcctatctcaattgatacgttatgctcgtgcgTGTTTATCATGTTTACACTACACGGACATCATATTCAaaagtgtgctccttacgcagataCTTTCCCAACAGTTATGAGAAATATatgattatcttgaatattactgTTTTGCGAGTGTGGATTTGCATATATATACGACGTATCTCGGTATTTCTACATCCATCATTCATGTATTTACTTACGATTGTTTTTGTTGTGGTTTCAGACAGACATTGATTAATGTGTTATGTGTTATCATTTGTGGTTTAAGTTCTATATTTTTGGTGCATTTAACATGTGTCTTGTTTGTCAGTATAGTCGAGTAAATTTTCATTTACCATGGATAAAGTAATGTGTTTGTCCATTATCATGATTACTGTTTGGACGAGTGTTATGAACATAATTTCAAGATTATATAttcgtcacattttttttataaagtcttTTCTGTATTTTTGACCTATGTAAGATGACAAAAACACGCTATGTTCTACACTCAGAGTTGTCGGAAAAGTTCAATGAAACAAAAACTTAGTTGGCCATGATACATCTTATGTTTCAAATATCACAACGGATAAGTTAGTTGTCGTGACCATAAGTACGACCTGCGCTGTCGTTAATTAAACACGTTCGTTTTTATTCTGCAGTTTACATATTGTTAAAGTtgtcattttatcaatatttttaatattgcaatatgagcgggaggtttagctagatctaaaaaaaaatgagaatggaaatgaggaatatgtcaaagagacaacaacccgaccagagaACAAACAACAGAAgaagggtcaccaacaggtcttcaaagcagcgaaaaattcccgcacccggaggcgtccttcagcttgcccctaaataaatatatatactagttcggtgataatgataataaaaaacaGCTTTagacccaccatttttcttaaaatgtcctataaCAAGTAAgaaatattgcagttgttatcaaataattcgtttctgtttgcgtttgtttttgttgcacttcagtatttctgttcttcctttgtttttctcatctcaatcgatatatgactttTCAACAGTGTATACTACTGTTTCCCTTTACTGTGACTTTAGTGTTCGTATATTCTGAGTTGAAATGTAAAGCACTGCATGCcgcatgatatatttgaaagcgTAAGAATCTCATTGTTTGTACTTTGcaaataaattctatatatatacaCTTCATTTTAAAAACAGACAATGTGAATAACAGCatcataaaaatgttttatttgatagtATATCGTTTCTATCAGCATTAatgtatatttttgatttttttagtgttGATTGGCCCAACATATCCGCCCCTTAGTTTATATGACATGGAAACAATGAAAATACAGATGGATGAATGTAAGACATGTAAAGTAACAGCACACCAAATGTATATTGATTTCCTGGATAGAGTTATTTTGATTGccaataacaataataacaaaaacaataagaaCGAGGATAAAAACGAAGAAGATACTAGTTCTGCTAGCGTTGGTAAGTATTTATGTTATTGCCTTGAACACAACAAGAAATAAATCTAGCGGAAACAACTCTTGCGACACTTTCTAACTCTATActgtaaaattattttgatatgttgttcTAATATTTCTAACCATTGAGCCAGCGACTATGTATATGTCAATTGGAAAATATTCCAAATTAAGACGAAAGAAATaagtatgaaaaaataacatgcaAATGAAACCTTGCAAAttgaaaaaagacatataaattaCCTTAAGGCTGATATAAACAGCAAACCATGCATGAAATCGATTGAACAAATGACATGAAATAGGTCATAAAATtgttcaaaaacaaacaatatttttttcaaagtcagtaaaataatatttagtaAGTTTTGAATTGGTTTTCCTCATCAGAAATGCTTGCtagatgatttttttcatttatcttatatttctttttaagatCTCAATATCTTGTTACCTTCCCTGTTTGGTTCTCTTGCAACTGTTGCAGTAGCTGTTGTAGGAGCCTGGAAAGGCATAAAAGTCTGTAAAGATAGAGGTAAATAAGGATACAGATAATAACAATTACTTTTTATGAATTGTGTTAGTTcgaagcattttttttaatttatcttcatCAGGCACGCTCAAACCGAATTTCAAGTATTTGAATGCCAAAAATGCATATGAaacgaaacagttgaagagctatataccAAGCAAGAACCTTAAATAAATAGCTAATTTCAGCTGAGGGCAACGTTGCCTGATGGAATACAAACCTTAGTGTCTGCATAATTTCTAAATTGATAAGCAGAAAATTTGTGAAGCGTTTGTAATGAAACATTCCGAAATACTGATTACCGAGGTGATAATACCCTCGTGAACTTTTATAAGAAacgttataaatatatttagtataattaaatattttatcattagaTAGGAATACAATGCAATAAAGAGTACTCCTCGAATTAAACTATAAATGTCCAGTTTTAATGAGGACCAACAACAAAATATCTCCCCACAAatgaatgaaacaaaatatgtaaattacAAGCATTTGGACTGAGTTGAATTCTTTTTATGATTATGGAATCATTTCCCATTGTATTCTATCTGTTTTAAAAGAATGTTTGGAGGTACCTTTGGGTACATAAGAAGTAAGTCATTCAGCTTAAATTCATCTGCATTTTTGCATTGGGATGTTAAACACAGACAGAAGATACTATAACGGATATTTAAACTCATTAAAAGTCTCTAAGATAAAATGGCAATGGTCAAAGATCTCAATATTGAATTCATGTGAAGTCTATCAATAATTGCGATGTTCCTTTAGTTTTGATTTATCAATAGCTTACAAGTATTAAATGTCATGAATTTATGCAAAACACCCAGTTTTATTCCTTCAGCtttgaacatttgataaaaaaaacaaaagagttTTTAAAAAAAGTCTAACAATGCTGCTTATATTAAAATGGTATAATTGCTTATGAGTCAACTCTCTAACTGAGACccaatgacatagaagttaacaactactggtcaccgtacagtcttcaacaacgATATAGAAACCCATACCgcacagtcttcaacaatgatatAGAAACcaataccgcatattcagctataaaatgcctcgaaatcacaaatgtaacacaattcaaatgaaaagacTAATAGCCTGattcatgaaaaaaaacaatcaattaaaaaaaaatgataattataaaGATACAACGAAACCACTAAATTATAGGCCCATGACTTGTGACAGTTATTTCCGTCAATGTATAGTGTTgtattggtaaccttttagaataattTTATTAACGGAATCGATTCGTTGAACTGGGTCGTTTTTAAATTTCTGGGCTCGGTAAACAAAACCTACGCAAAAATAACGATCTGCTATcagtttgaaataagttttctgcaaccaaacttaaaaataaatctttatatctatagacgaatttagtaaaggttttaagtaatgtGTGGTAACGAAATTCAGGACTTTATAAATTACCAGTAAACATATATAAGGTTC
The window above is part of the Mytilus edulis chromosome 6, xbMytEdul2.2, whole genome shotgun sequence genome. Proteins encoded here:
- the LOC139528653 gene encoding uncharacterized protein codes for the protein MEYSKMVVTGFFLNVLLIGMAISTTEAIYSTHQNVSVGRFKNTSMCGVFALTQDEKTFHISSDAHLIDPPCSLYLIGVNIINNNYSLSGMCYKMSDIALPCGRNDTLILREWDLDIGHKDQSILLYANQSMLVTEKTLRCDSNQDFTMNYEFCRKKLSMIEILFYSPNNPSSVLPKITVQSRVLIGPTYPPLSLYDMETMKIQMDECKTCKVTAHQMYIDFLDRVILIANNNNNKNNKNEDKNEEDTSSASVDLNILLPSLFGSLATVAVAVVGAWKGIKVCKDRGKPVVTRGEKSYTVEYGKPIKLDCTVVPDTGITDVSWMKKIAGGRPENVASNTAKYSISESPPSLTIKSASQSDVATYFCSVTNEIGMGSSLKIDLKVDGGPTVTGPSTNIANVNGSQNTQSDETRETDPFL